The Candidatus Neomarinimicrobiota bacterium DNA window TACCCGCCTGACAGAGATAGTAGCCGATTGATGAAGTAATTCCGCCGCTTCGGGAAGCAACACCGACGTTACCCTTTTTGAACCATTCTCTCGCGGAAGTTGCATTACCGCCTATCATCCCCAACACCGCCCTGTCAACGCTCAGAATACCGAGAGTGTTCGGACCGACGAATTCCGCCCCGCTGAGTTCAGCCGCTCTCGCTATCTCCATCACATCCCAGATAGGAACCCTGTCCGGTACCAGCACAATAAGTTTCACTCCCGCCTCGATCGACTCAAGTGCGGCGTTTTTCACAAGTGGAGCGGGCACATAAACCACACTCACGTCAAACGCTCCATGAACATCCACAGCTTCAAGCAGCGTGTCATAAACCGGGACTCCGAGTACCTCCTGCCCACCTTTACCGGGAGTGCAACCTGCAAGAAC harbors:
- a CDS encoding CoA-binding protein; translated protein: MSILIDETKKVIVQGITGREGMARTKLMMDYGTRVLAGCTPGKGGQEVLGVPVYDTLLEAVDVHGAFDVSVVYVPAPLVKNAALESIEAGVKLIVLVPDRVPIWDVMEIARAAELSGAEFVGPNTLGILSVDRAVLGMIGGNATSAREWFKKGNVGVASRSGGITSSIGYYLCQAG